In the genome of Mytilus edulis chromosome 14, xbMytEdul2.2, whole genome shotgun sequence, the window aattaattttcccaagcaatatataatatttgtttaaatttaagatCACGAAAATAAGGAATATTATTTGAAATTTGGTTTGGCTGAAGATTTTTTATACTTTGATTTTAAGTTAACTAAGTTTTCATCATCGCTTGGCTGTCTTGTCGTTATTCTAAATGTATAACCTAATTCACATGATTTATTAGTCTGAAAggcttattctcatttcgccttagctgtcaaaattattatataaaattaatcccaGTTTGACTTAGTACAAATTTTCAGGTTAAAAGAATtaactaaggcgaaatgagaactTGTGTAAACAATGGAATTAACATATTCtttgtttgtattgcaattatGTTTGATAAAATTATGTGTTATTAATGTCAAAAATTAGTcttgaaatactttttaaagattttgtttgTGTCTTTCCAATGTCTCTCTTTTTGAATAATTCTTTTAAGACTTTGGAGTGGCtcatcttttttaaaatgtatttttaaattagaaaactAATAATGTGCATGTAATTAAGAATTACATGAGAGAAAAGCATTAATACTTAAAGCacataaattatttacataaacataaataaatattaatataatgaTAGTATTTTACATATagatggacttagtttttctgccaggaaacataaaattccctctgtggttaaagtttttaaaataactttcttaaactatcctggatttgtaccaaacttggacagaagcttgtttatgatcataagatacaGGGATCTCGTTAAGGATTTTATAAGGCGAGTCCAGGGACTcatcatttttggccatggtgagTCCAACAGCAAGGAGAAgatattgtattgcaatataatgtaatatttaagTCTCCATGGCCTAACagagcaatgaaatgacattaaattcagattacttttaaacttttgctgtaaaataatgatattgtatttaactgtgtttagtttatacatgttatacaaacTATTTCTATCATGATGCATCTGTGGACTCACTAGTTTTGAAAAGGATGTTTccagacagattttgatgagtccaggactcgtggactcgccttagtgagaaccctgaaGATAGTTTACAGAAGTAAATTTTCTAAgatgaaatattcatttttttcagtattttacatataaatggacttattgtttatgccaggaaacattacattcactcagaggttaaagtttttaaaatttatactatcctggatttgtaccaaacttggacagaagcttgtttattatcaaaattttaaaacttttcttCTAGATACATTACATATAGTCTGCagtcaaagtttttaaaacatttattagattcataaactatcccccctttcttttttttttacaaaacttggacAATCAAAAGTTAGTATAGAGAGGAAtatctttatcatttttttcctcattttttgttGAGGCTGCTATTAACatcaaaagtaggcgagacaccaGGTTCAATGGAATCCTTATTTGATATACAATaagaacatctttttttttaattaaattttttattattattaaagtttCTGTTATAAATGTCTGTTggaaaacatgtgtttttgttataaaacttttttgtgTGTTGCATAATGTAAAAGGATAATTCTGAGGATAACTAgattatttagatttttctaacttcataaaataaaaaaagtttcaacttttattaaatatgaaacaaacaataGTTCAAGAGGAGCAAGTTTCctacttaaaaatgttttattttagatttttcctGATTTCACAActtttgaaatcatacaaatggtcaattaattaaaaataataattcaagacAAATAATTCCCTAATTGCATGTTgtttaaattgcaataaaaacaacacagaggtttaatttgtttatttaatatttttatctaaattcacatTTCGCCTTAATTCAATTCCCATCTGGCCTTagtatattttttaccttttttacctgGAATTTCCAgttaaggcgaaatgagaacacACCGTCTGAAACTACTACGCCACTATCATCCGACATGTAAGTTTAACTTATCTACAATATAGGCTTCAGGGGTATAcagcagtttttggcttatacatgtatctcttcaagtaaatttaaacataaaaaaagtccTCATATTGACAAAAATAATGCATTAAATTGAATGATATGAATAAAATTTCAAGATGCACATCTTCATTGATCACATATTTCATGTATATGCATTGTAAACACATGACACATTCTAtttagatttttatgccccacctacgatagtagacgggcattatgttttctggtctgtgcgtccgttcgtctgttcattcgtctgtttgttcgtccgtccgtctgtttgttcggccgtctgtcccgtttcaggttaaagtttttggtcaaggtagtttttgatgaagttgaagttcaatcaacttgaaacttagtatacatgtgccctgtgatatgatctttttaattttaatgccaaattagagttttgaccccaattttacggtttactgaacatagaaaatgatagtgcaaatttcaggttaaagtttatggtcaagGTAGTTCTTGATAAAgtaaaagtccaatcaacttgaaacttagtatacatgttccctttgataagatcattctaatttaatgccaaattacagaaTTTATTagaatttcacagtccactaaacatggaaaatgatagtgcgagtggggcatccatgtactgtgGAAACAATTcttgttttgaaataattatttttagtgtacatgtatgtcatttgaatgaaaccaaacatggaatgaatgttccttatgaggtgatgACTacatgttgttactttgtagcagctCCATCATTCAAAATGGCCACCAGCTGggcagcaggggacttagtttaacataggaccctaagggaaaaacataaaaaagttgtcttttagagaaccactgaatggaatgagacatagcatgaatgttccttatgagatggtGACTAAGTGGtcttactttgttgccgatcgaTCATCCAATATGGCAGTGGTTGGGGGCTTAAGACACGTTGAGAAATACATGCAAATGTTTTCTTTtcgagaaccactgaattgaaagAAATTTTAAACTAGATCTCAATCATTATTTAAGTGTCTgttatgatttttatatttttttatttgatttaaaaaacacaaatatagtcaggtgagcgacacaggctcttgagagcctctagttagttttccctttttttagttttcattgttatttttaGGTGTGCCTTCCGTAACTGTAATATGTGATGGCGGTTGGAGTAAGCGCTCTCATAAACACTCCTATAATGCTTTAGGTGGAGTAGGTGTCATAATAGGtgctgaaactaaaaaaaatgtacatttaggGGTGAGAAAcaaatattgttatatttgtaatagaGCAAGCAATTTGAAAGTTGATGCCAAAGAACATGAGTGTTTTAAAAATTGGGACAAATCCAGTCAGGCTATGGAGGCAGATATAATTGTAGAGGGATTTTTGAAAGCTAATGAACATGGTGTTCGATATATGCATGTGATTGGTGATGGTGATTCCAGCGTATATGCCCAGATTATGCAAAATGTACCTGTTTGGgggaaatatgtaaaaaaaatagaatgttcAAATCATGTTTGTAAATGTGTGCGCTCTAATCTTGAGAAACTTGTTAATGAAAACCCAGAGTACAAAGGCAAGGGAAAATTAACGAAACAAATAAGAGTAAGAATCGTTAGCTCAATCAGATGTGCCATTAGAATGAGATCTTTGGAGAGTGATAAAAGAAAAGCTATAAAAAATTTAGAGCATGACATTACCAATTGTATCAACCATATTTATGGAGACCATTCGAGATGTTCAGATTTCTGCAAGGccaatttaaaagataaaagttcATCACAAGCTCATGAAGCTATTGATAATGATGACAccgaaaatatttttaatgaacaAAGTTGTTTTTGGAATGAAGGTACAAGTAATGATGCATTGGAAGAGTCGTGTTTATCCTCACATTTATCCATAACTGATTTGATGTCATGTATGAGACAAGATTTATCATTAATTTTAAGTCGTGTTGCAAAGAAAAGCGCAAGTTTGCTTGGAAATTTCACATCTAATTTAGCGGAAATGTGGATGCATGTTCGCACCAAGTATGATGGGGGTAAGATCTATAATCATTGTAATCGTGGGTCTTGGCATAACAGATGCTATGCTGCAAGTTTGCGCTTTAATAAAGGTATTGAGTGGTCACCACAAACCTGGGAAGAGACAACTTCATCTGTCTCTGGACATTACTATACTACTTTATATAGCAAGAGATTACAATGCctgaaaaacaacacaaaaacaaatggaAAGAAGGAAATCAAAAGTAGGCGGtataagagaaaaataaaatctGCCAAAGAATCAACAGCTGCTAGTTCCAAAAAACATTATGGTCCAGAAGCTATTCAGGTTGAGGCAGACATTTCCTCAGAGGAACTAGACAAGAGAAAACAACAGTACCTTAAGAAACATATTGAAATTACTCCTAGTGAAATtgatgatattgaaataaataccCGTTTACAAGGTTCTTGCAAAAGATGGCGTGACGAAAGAGCAACACGACTAACAGCATCAAACTTTGGcctaatttttaaaagaaatccaaAAATTCCTGTAACACCATTACTTAACCAATTattgaattcaaaattttatggaaacaGTGCAACAAGGCATGGGTTGAGTGAAGAAAGAATCACAATTAAAGAATACattcaatataaattaaaacaaaatgttcatgTAAAAGTGGAAAGAATGGGATTAGTTATAGATAAAACACATAAATTTCTAGCTGGAAGTCCGGATGGAAAGGTTACCGAGGAGGAAATAGGAAAACCACCCAGTGTTGggttaatagaaataaaaaatggTCTGTATAGGAAAGACACATCTTTTACAGATGCTGTTAA includes:
- the LOC139504508 gene encoding uncharacterized protein, yielding MEADIIVEGFLKANEHGVRYMHVIGDGDSSVYAQIMQNVPVWGKYVKKIECSNHVCKCVRSNLEKLVNENPEYKGKGKLTKQIRVRIVSSIRCAIRMRSLESDKRKAIKNLEHDITNCINHIYGDHSRCSDFCKANLKDKSSSQAHEAIDNDDTENIFNEQSCFWNEGTSNDALEESCLSSHLSITDLMSCMRQDLSLILSRVAKKSASLLGNFTSNLAEMWMHVRTKYDGGKIYNHCNRGSWHNRCYAASLRFNKGIEWSPQTWEETTSSVSGHYYTTLYSKRLQCLKNNTKTNGKKEIKSRRYKRKIKSAKESTAASSKKHYGPEAIQVEADISSEELDKRKQQYLKKHIEITPSEIDDIEINTRLQGSCKRWRDERATRLTASNFGLIFKRNPKIPVTPLLNQLLNSKFYGNSATRHGLSEERITIKEYIQYKLKQNVHVKVERMGLVIDKTHKFLAGSPDGKVTEEEIGKPPSVGLIEIKNGLYRKDTSFTDAVKQVKNFCLELKEKKLQVKRSHNYYYQCQGLLNVCNKPWIDLIVRTTNPYELHVERIFKDSVFWTHQMQPKLSSFFFKAVLPELSAPRISKYPGIREPGIWFVSRSSPNLENQPSTSTSHTKSRKRKSDQNLDSGLSNISAAASNTVTLKRSRRKCSSL